One window of Sulfurospirillum sp. 1612 genomic DNA carries:
- a CDS encoding metallophosphoesterase, which translates to MNHKHGISADLNEIFLIGDVHGCYYTLMGLIEKLPKKATLIFLGDLCDKGNFSKEVIEYVIEHNHQCVKGNHEYLMHHFMKKALQKKDLCSKWLLKKGIGGQKTLQSYKKNPEHLTKHLDWIASLPLYLEIDQYFITHGFGLPYYKRKNQKNSHALFMNRLNNTTFMQDWEDFRGYDVINIFGHCNFNEVLREKRFICIDTGCCYGNKLTALNLGTLKTIQQKTDKRDIK; encoded by the coding sequence ATGAATCATAAGCATGGGATATCTGCTGATTTAAATGAAATTTTTTTGATTGGTGATGTTCATGGGTGTTATTATACTCTGATGGGATTAATCGAGAAGTTGCCCAAAAAAGCGACACTGATTTTTCTCGGAGATTTATGTGATAAGGGAAATTTTTCCAAAGAAGTCATTGAATACGTCATCGAACACAACCATCAATGCGTCAAAGGCAATCATGAATATTTGATGCATCACTTCATGAAAAAGGCATTACAAAAAAAAGACCTCTGTAGCAAATGGCTGTTGAAAAAAGGCATAGGCGGTCAAAAAACACTACAAAGCTATAAAAAAAATCCCGAACATCTCACAAAACATTTGGATTGGATTGCGAGTTTGCCACTCTATTTAGAGATTGATCAGTATTTCATAACCCATGGTTTTGGATTGCCTTATTACAAAAGAAAAAATCAGAAAAATTCACATGCTTTATTTATGAATCGACTCAATAATACGACATTTATGCAAGATTGGGAAGATTTTAGGGGGTATGATGTCATCAATATTTTTGGTCATTGTAATTTTAATGAGGTGCTTAGAGAGAAGCGGTTCATCTGTATCGACACAGGATGTTGTTATGGCAACAAACTCACCGCACTCAATCTCGGCACTCTAAAAACAATACAACAAAAAACAGATAAAAGAGACATCAAATAA
- the rimO gene encoding 30S ribosomal protein S12 methylthiotransferase RimO, with translation MEKTLYLVSLGCNKNLVDSEVMLGRLKDYKLINDPTTADVLIVNTCGFIGAAKEESLNTIFSLHDQRKKDSLLVVSGCLTQRYQEQLTQELKEVDIFTGVGDYDKIDEIIEERKNRFSNSTYLINEAQRVVTGSSYHAYVKLSEGCNQRCSFCAIPGFKGKLKSRELSSIKKELETLVAQGFYDFSFISQDSSSYLRDQGKKEGLIDFIDMVESIKGVKSARILYLYPTTASNALIQKIIDSTVFHNYFDMPIQHISDTMLKRMRRGAGKERIMEQLHMMRHAKDSFLRTGFIVGHPGETEEEFEELCAFVEDFDFDRISIFAYSDEEDTLAYEMEEKIDKKTINKRIKKLNKIVEDKIQKSLETEIGKEIALVAEHESSEHEFFIGAKKLSWDRDIDGEILINESLIGDLKFGQCYMATITQLAGDKLLATVTQPA, from the coding sequence ATGGAAAAAACACTCTATCTCGTCTCACTAGGTTGCAACAAAAACTTAGTAGATTCCGAAGTCATGCTGGGCAGACTCAAGGATTATAAACTCATCAACGACCCCACAACTGCTGATGTTTTGATTGTCAATACCTGCGGCTTCATCGGCGCAGCAAAAGAAGAGAGTCTCAATACAATATTCTCGCTTCATGATCAAAGGAAAAAAGATTCTCTACTTGTGGTGAGTGGTTGTCTGACGCAACGCTATCAAGAGCAACTCACCCAAGAATTAAAAGAAGTAGATATCTTCACCGGTGTGGGAGATTATGATAAGATTGATGAAATTATAGAAGAGAGAAAAAACAGATTTTCAAACTCCACTTACCTCATCAATGAAGCCCAACGCGTCGTCACGGGTTCTTCGTATCATGCGTATGTCAAGCTCAGTGAAGGATGCAATCAACGTTGTAGTTTTTGTGCCATTCCTGGATTTAAAGGGAAGCTAAAATCACGTGAATTATCCTCTATCAAAAAAGAGTTGGAAACTTTGGTAGCACAAGGTTTTTATGATTTTAGTTTTATCTCACAAGATAGCAGTTCGTATCTTCGAGACCAAGGTAAGAAAGAAGGTTTGATTGATTTTATTGATATGGTCGAAAGCATAAAAGGCGTCAAAAGTGCACGAATTTTATATCTGTATCCTACCACAGCTAGCAATGCACTCATCCAAAAAATCATCGACTCTACAGTATTTCACAACTATTTTGATATGCCAATCCAACACATCAGCGATACCATGCTCAAAAGAATGCGACGGGGAGCAGGAAAAGAGCGGATTATGGAACAACTTCACATGATGCGCCATGCGAAAGATAGCTTTTTAAGAACGGGCTTTATCGTCGGACATCCCGGTGAGACGGAAGAAGAATTTGAAGAGTTGTGTGCTTTTGTCGAGGATTTTGATTTTGATCGTATCAGTATCTTTGCCTATTCTGATGAGGAAGATACCCTCGCCTATGAGATGGAAGAGAAAATCGACAAAAAAACGATTAACAAACGCATCAAAAAACTCAACAAAATCGTAGAAGATAAAATCCAAAAAAGTCTCGAAACAGAGATTGGCAAAGAGATTGCCCTAGTCGCAGAACACGAGAGTAGCGAGCATGAGTTTTTTATCGGCGCCAAAAAGTTATCGTGGGATCGTGATATCGATGGGGAAATTCTCATCAATGAGTCATTGATAGGTGACCTGAAATTTGGACAATGCTACATGGCAACCATCACACAATTAGCCGGAGATAAACTTCTTGCAACCGTTACCCAGCCTGCATGA
- the tilS gene encoding tRNA lysidine(34) synthetase TilS, whose product MQPLPSLHETTVSVLKQGKNLLAFSGGVDSSALFFILKYHDIPFDLAMVDYNMRAQSKQEVAYAKTLCAHHDKTLFLHTCQLEASNFEDHARAERYGFFEKIIEQHHYDHLITAHHLNDKVEWLLMQLGKGSGVVEMLGFDEIETRDTFDIIRPLSHISKQTLLDFLQAQELQYFQDESNDCDDYTRNKIRHKYATALVQEFEKGLVKSFEYLRNDAQLLMPRQYQNIKDLYVCKRDAHDLKNIRQIDHILKKLGILMSSAQRKEVIRTKECVVSHKIAVVFDDALIYIAPFQTHTMPKDFKELCRIHKIPPKIRAYVYSSEIDITALVALSYKLLS is encoded by the coding sequence TTGCAACCGTTACCCAGCCTGCATGAAACGACTGTTTCGGTATTAAAACAGGGCAAAAATCTACTCGCCTTCTCAGGGGGTGTGGATTCTAGTGCATTGTTTTTTATCTTGAAATATCATGATATCCCTTTTGATCTTGCGATGGTTGATTATAATATGCGCGCACAAAGCAAACAAGAAGTGGCCTACGCCAAGACTTTGTGCGCGCATCATGATAAAACACTCTTCTTGCATACATGTCAATTAGAAGCATCCAATTTTGAAGATCATGCTCGAGCGGAGCGATATGGGTTTTTTGAAAAAATTATAGAACAACACCACTACGACCACCTCATCACCGCCCACCATTTGAATGATAAAGTAGAATGGCTTTTGATGCAATTAGGAAAAGGAAGTGGCGTGGTGGAAATGTTAGGATTTGATGAAATCGAAACGCGTGATACCTTTGATATCATCCGACCACTCTCACACATCAGCAAGCAAACATTGCTAGATTTCTTACAGGCGCAAGAACTTCAATATTTTCAAGATGAGAGTAATGATTGTGATGATTACACTCGCAACAAAATACGCCACAAATACGCCACGGCATTGGTCCAAGAATTTGAAAAAGGGTTGGTCAAAAGTTTTGAATATTTGAGAAATGATGCACAGCTTTTGATGCCACGGCAATACCAAAATATCAAAGATTTATATGTATGCAAACGCGATGCTCATGATTTGAAAAATATAAGGCAAATTGATCACATCTTGAAAAAACTAGGTATTTTGATGAGCAGCGCCCAAAGGAAAGAAGTCATCAGAACCAAAGAGTGCGTCGTCTCACACAAGATTGCGGTCGTTTTTGATGATGCCTTGATTTACATCGCACCGTTTCAAACGCACACCATGCCAAAAGATTTCAAAGAATTATGCAGAATCCACAAAATACCGCCAAAAATCCGTGCTTATGTCTATTCTAGCGAGATTGACATTACTGCTTTGGTGGCGCTATCTTATAAACTTTTATCTTAA
- the prfB gene encoding peptide chain release factor 2 encodes MDSYEYTELLKKLSTKIDNIAQIIKPESITERLAEINTIEQNPTFWEDAKAASLIQKEKTKITSVLKKYTEAKKTVDDAADLYEMAKDEGDEDSIEELFGEAEHLEQVITDLEISMMLSGDDDDNNAIISIHPGAGGTESQDWASMLYRMYLRWCERNNFKVEVLDYQEGDEAGLKDVSFIIKGDNAYGYLKVENGVHRLVRISPFDSNAKRHTSFSSVMVSPEIDDDIDIVVEDKDIRIDTYRSSGAGGQHVNKTESAIRITHIETGIVVQCQNDRSQHKNKANAMKMLKSRLYEHERAKQQAIKDGVEKSDIGWGHQIRSYVLAPYQQVKDNRSGIAYSQVNHILDGDLTKVMEDVLISTKTK; translated from the coding sequence TTGGACAGTTATGAGTATACAGAACTTTTAAAAAAACTTTCAACAAAAATTGACAATATAGCGCAAATCATTAAACCAGAGTCTATCACAGAGCGATTGGCTGAGATTAATACGATTGAGCAAAATCCAACGTTTTGGGAAGATGCAAAAGCGGCCAGTCTCATCCAAAAAGAGAAAACTAAAATTACTTCGGTATTGAAAAAATACACCGAAGCCAAAAAAACGGTGGATGATGCCGCAGATTTATATGAAATGGCGAAAGATGAGGGCGATGAAGATTCGATTGAGGAACTCTTTGGTGAAGCAGAACATTTAGAACAGGTCATTACGGATTTGGAGATTTCGATGATGTTAAGCGGAGATGATGATGACAATAATGCCATTATTAGCATTCACCCCGGAGCCGGAGGCACTGAATCGCAAGATTGGGCGAGTATGCTGTACCGTATGTATTTAAGATGGTGCGAGCGTAATAATTTTAAAGTTGAAGTATTAGATTATCAAGAAGGGGATGAAGCGGGATTGAAAGATGTGAGTTTTATCATCAAAGGGGACAACGCCTATGGGTATCTCAAAGTAGAAAATGGCGTACATCGCTTGGTGCGTATCTCACCTTTTGATTCCAATGCCAAAAGACATACCTCCTTTAGTTCGGTGATGGTAAGTCCGGAAATAGATGATGATATTGATATTGTGGTGGAGGATAAAGATATCCGAATCGATACGTATCGCTCAAGTGGTGCGGGAGGACAGCATGTCAATAAAACCGAATCGGCTATTAGAATCACTCACATTGAGACAGGAATCGTCGTACAATGTCAAAACGACAGAAGTCAGCACAAAAACAAAGCCAATGCGATGAAAATGTTAAAGTCAAGACTTTATGAACACGAACGTGCAAAACAACAAGCCATCAAAGATGGTGTAGAAAAGAGTGATATCGGATGGGGTCATCAGATACGAAGTTATGTCTTAGCGCCGTACCAACAAGTGAAAGACAACCGAAGTGGAATTGCGTATTCCCAAGTCAATCACATCCTTGATGGCGATTTGACAAAAGTGATGGAAGACGTACTTATTAGTACCAAAACAAAATAA
- a CDS encoding mechanosensitive ion channel family protein has product MNINTLLHYTIFQMSVQNILISIGIFGIALLTSNLFSKLTIRLLQRMTQKTKSKADDKLLSIIEAPLRMSIILFGFYLAKEWLKVPKLDLFLNGVIKTFVTIIIFWILYKLVHKFSYILSKFSSKFGREMGDDIKNFIIKTLKIFIIIIGSMSVLQGWGINVSAFIASLGLVGMAFALAAKDTAANLFGSLVIFTDRPFKVGDWIQTPDVQGIVERIGIRSTKVRDFAQALTSVPNAIIANSAIINWSKMGKRRIKMRIGLTYDTSSEQMQKILDEIREMLNNHEGVHKGLIMVNFDEFEDSALSIFCYFFTITTNWKTFLATREDINLKIMKIVEENKASFAFPSQSLYIESLPKTTEATL; this is encoded by the coding sequence ATGAATATCAATACCCTACTTCACTATACAATTTTTCAGATGAGCGTCCAGAATATTCTCATCTCTATTGGCATCTTTGGCATTGCGCTTTTAACCAGCAATCTCTTTAGCAAACTCACGATTAGATTATTACAAAGAATGACTCAAAAAACCAAAAGCAAGGCCGATGATAAATTGCTCTCAATCATCGAAGCACCTCTTCGTATGAGTATCATACTTTTTGGTTTTTATCTCGCAAAAGAGTGGTTGAAAGTCCCCAAATTAGACCTATTTTTAAACGGTGTCATCAAAACATTCGTCACCATTATCATCTTTTGGATTCTCTACAAACTGGTCCACAAATTTTCCTATATCTTGAGCAAATTTTCTTCAAAATTTGGCAGAGAGATGGGGGATGATATCAAAAACTTTATCATCAAAACATTGAAAATCTTCATCATTATCATCGGTTCAATGAGCGTGCTCCAGGGTTGGGGTATCAATGTCAGCGCTTTTATCGCTTCTCTGGGTTTGGTCGGTATGGCTTTTGCACTCGCGGCCAAAGATACTGCAGCCAACCTTTTTGGCTCCCTTGTCATCTTCACCGACCGTCCTTTTAAAGTGGGCGATTGGATTCAAACGCCTGATGTTCAAGGAATTGTCGAACGTATCGGTATTCGCTCGACTAAAGTGCGAGATTTTGCACAAGCGCTCACCAGTGTGCCTAATGCTATTATTGCCAATTCTGCGATTATCAATTGGTCGAAGATGGGCAAAAGAAGAATCAAAATGCGCATTGGTCTCACCTACGACACGAGCAGTGAACAGATGCAAAAAATCTTGGATGAAATTCGTGAGATGCTCAATAATCATGAGGGCGTTCACAAAGGGTTAATTATGGTCAATTTCGATGAATTTGAAGACAGCGCCCTTAGTATTTTTTGTTATTTTTTCACCATTACTACCAATTGGAAAACATTTCTTGCTACACGCGAAGATATCAACTTGAAAATCATGAAAATTGTCGAAGAGAATAAAGCCAGCTTTGCCTTTCCTTCTCAATCTTTGTATATTGAGAGTTTACCGAAAACAACAGAGGCAACGCTTTGA
- the panC gene encoding pantoate--beta-alanine ligase, translated as MKIFNNPNDLKEYRKGVKGNIGFVPTMGALHKGHLSLMERSKKENDITIVSIFVNPTQFLPGEDLDQYPSRIDADKRICELAGVDALFIPTSEVMYAHTEPMITVPNMPGYILEGLKRPGHFNGVLRVVMKLLNITQPTHAYFGKKDAQQLYLITNMVQSFFMDTIIVPCEIVRESEGLALSSRNAYLSDDEKKQALKISKSLKVATRALMKKEFSAANIKAIMMETMEGLDVEYIAIVDRDFNEIETIVLKHSIILVAARVGKTRLIDNLWI; from the coding sequence ATGAAAATATTTAATAATCCAAATGATTTAAAAGAATACAGAAAAGGTGTGAAAGGAAACATCGGATTCGTGCCAACTATGGGTGCGCTTCATAAAGGTCACCTTTCACTAATGGAACGCTCTAAAAAAGAGAATGATATCACCATCGTCTCGATTTTTGTAAATCCAACACAATTTCTCCCCGGAGAAGATTTAGACCAATATCCTAGCCGCATTGATGCAGATAAAAGAATTTGTGAATTGGCCGGTGTTGATGCGCTTTTTATCCCGACCAGTGAAGTCATGTACGCGCACACTGAGCCGATGATTACGGTCCCAAATATGCCAGGATACATCCTAGAGGGACTCAAACGCCCAGGACATTTTAACGGGGTCTTGCGCGTGGTGATGAAATTGCTCAATATCACCCAACCCACGCATGCATATTTTGGGAAAAAAGATGCCCAACAACTCTATCTCATCACCAATATGGTGCAATCTTTCTTTATGGATACGATTATCGTGCCGTGTGAAATCGTACGTGAAAGTGAAGGCTTAGCGCTCTCAAGTCGCAATGCATATTTGAGTGATGATGAAAAAAAACAGGCGCTCAAAATCTCTAAATCACTCAAAGTTGCCACGCGCGCCTTGATGAAAAAAGAGTTTAGCGCTGCGAACATCAAAGCCATCATGATGGAAACGATGGAAGGATTAGATGTGGAATATATCGCCATCGTAGATCGCGATTTTAATGAAATTGAGACCATTGTGCTCAAACACAGTATCATCTTGGTTGCCGCACGCGTCGGCAAGACTCGATTGATCGATAATTTATGGATATAA